The genome window TAAGGTATGTTTAGCTTATCGCTTAAATAACCATACATTCCCTTAAATACGTCTTCATAAAATGCCGCTGTATTATTAGCCTGCAGTTGCTGCTGAGCACTGGCTAAATGCTTAGCAGCGACCTTGCCTGCCCTTTTGTTTTTTACCATAACAACATCACTGTTAAGTTTTATCATCCGGTTACGGTAGTTATAGGCAGCAATACAAAATACCGGGCCGGCAGCCAGTAATAAATAATATAAGGCTGAAACAAAAAAACCTTCCCCCGGTCTGTTTAAACTGGCATTACCTGTTTTGATATATCTTATATCCTTATCCAATACTTTAACATCCTGCTTGTCTGCGCCAGCTAATGCTGTTACATTATTTCCTGCTACGCCTTTATCAACCTTTATTTTGAAGCTTTTGGATGTTACTGTTACATACTTATTTGTTGAAGGATTGAAATACGAAAACCTGATCGGGTTGATGGTAAACTCCCCTTCGTGCCTTGGTATCACCAGGTAGTTATAAACCCGGCTGCCTTCAACCCCACTTACACTTTCGGTGATATCGTCCGTAATTGTCGGATCATATTTTTCAAAATCAGCCGGAAATTCAGTATTAACTGTTTTTAACAATTTAATATTACCGGCACCCGTAACTTTCACTTTATAGTTCAGCGGCTCATTGGCTTTCAGCGCCATTTTATCGGGGTTTGCCTCTATACTAAACCGGCCTACGGCGCCGGCAAAACTATCCGGCTTACCAGCGTCCGGAAGGGGTTTTACATGGATAACAACAGGTGCACTTTTAGCCTTATATTTTACCTCTTTAAATGCCCCGCCAAAAAATTGATCCATAATATCGTGCGATTGAACGGGCTGCCTCACCAAAAGAGTCATCTCCAGCGGATCAATTGTGATATTCCCTGAATGTTCGGGAAACAGAATAGTTTGTTTAAGATCAGCCGCGTTATATTTCAAGCCTTTATAGGTTTCAACGTGCCATTGTACCTGCTGCTGTTGTTGCGGGTTTTTAATATCCTGGTTCCAAAACCCGGTTAAGTCAGGCACTTTATCAAGCCTGCTATCTTCAATGCCAATCCGGGTATAAATCCTGAAACTCACTGTAAGCTGTTCGCCCTGGTAAACGTTACTTTTATCAACCACGGCTTTAATAAAAAGAGATTTTGCCAGATCGGCAGTATTGCCCTCAATTATGCTGTTATCAGCGCCATTTTGCTGCCCGCTGTTTCGCTGAAGCGGACGTCCCTTTGTTACTTTTATTTTGATGGGATTAGTGGTTAATCTATTCCC of Mucilaginibacter xinganensis contains these proteins:
- a CDS encoding BatD family protein; the protein is MKLKNFILTILLFSAGLLHAQEVKFTAGVNRNPVSVGDQFEVVFSVNGNGENFIPPLWKGLQVLSGPNVSTSMESINGKTTVSNSISYILMATSEGEAFIPAATITVNGNRLTTNPIKIKVTKGRPLQRNSGQQNGADNSIIEGNTADLAKSLFIKAVVDKSNVYQGEQLTVSFRIYTRIGIEDSRLDKVPDLTGFWNQDIKNPQQQQQVQWHVETYKGLKYNAADLKQTILFPEHSGNITIDPLEMTLLVRQPVQSHDIMDQFFGGAFKEVKYKAKSAPVVIHVKPLPDAGKPDSFAGAVGRFSIEANPDKMALKANEPLNYKVKVTGAGNIKLLKTVNTEFPADFEKYDPTITDDITESVSGVEGSRVYNYLVIPRHEGEFTINPIRFSYFNPSTNKYVTVTSKSFKIKVDKGVAGNNVTALAGADKQDVKVLDKDIRYIKTGNASLNRPGEGFFVSALYYLLLAAGPVFCIAAYNYRNRMIKLNSDVVMVKNKRAGKVAAKHLASAQQQLQANNTAAFYEDVFKGMYGYLSDKLNIPYANLDRENIGSALNARSVGDELINQVLETLDLCEMARYAPVTHISKQEVFNKAKGIINDIENKI